The following are from one region of the Mycolicibacterium diernhoferi genome:
- a CDS encoding serine hydrolase, whose translation MRLILCVAAAALVAGCASVPAQQPAVPVGSDVPPPLVPAMPLPDNAVENAVGKLDGIAERLLTESGVPGLAVAVVHQGKTLYAKGFGVKDIRTDEAVDADTVFQLASVSKSVSSTVVAQQVSEKVVGWDTPVVDKLPWFELSDPVVTRMVTVGDLFSHRTGLPDHAGDYLEDIGFGRRAILEKLRQLPLDPFRISYAYTNFGLTAGAEAVAVAAGKSWDQLGQDALFGPLGMDSTSYRFADFAERPNRAVGHTRVDGAYQPLMVREPDAQAPAGGVSSSVNDMTRWLAMVLAEGAHDGSQLIDREALLPVLSPQILSSPPSEPAMRSGFYGFGVNLSTSSGARTEVSHSGAFESGAGTNFLILPSADVGIVALTNGTASGVPEALTAEFSDLVQFGEVREDWYKLYKNALLPISAPVGSLVGKPRPADPAAAQPLPTYAGVYQSEYWGPATVSERDGKLALALGPRGDSFELEHWDGNVFTFTPMSENAPPGTISKATFDGDKLTVEICDEDGKGAFLR comes from the coding sequence GTGAGACTGATCTTGTGCGTCGCTGCGGCGGCGCTGGTGGCCGGTTGTGCCTCCGTGCCGGCACAACAACCGGCCGTGCCGGTGGGCTCCGATGTGCCCCCGCCGCTGGTGCCCGCGATGCCCTTGCCGGACAACGCCGTCGAGAATGCGGTCGGCAAACTCGATGGCATTGCCGAACGGCTGCTGACGGAATCCGGGGTACCCGGGCTGGCCGTGGCCGTCGTGCACCAAGGGAAGACGTTGTATGCCAAGGGCTTCGGGGTGAAGGACATCCGCACCGACGAGGCGGTGGATGCCGACACGGTGTTCCAGCTGGCCTCGGTGTCGAAGTCGGTCAGCAGCACCGTCGTCGCCCAGCAGGTCAGCGAGAAGGTGGTCGGCTGGGACACCCCGGTGGTCGACAAGCTGCCGTGGTTCGAGTTGTCCGACCCCGTGGTGACCCGGATGGTCACCGTCGGCGACCTGTTCTCGCACCGCACCGGTTTGCCCGACCACGCCGGCGATTATCTGGAGGACATCGGCTTCGGGCGTCGGGCCATCCTGGAGAAGCTGCGCCAGCTACCGCTCGATCCGTTCCGAATTTCATACGCTTACACCAACTTCGGACTGACCGCCGGGGCAGAGGCGGTGGCCGTGGCCGCCGGCAAGAGCTGGGACCAGCTGGGCCAGGATGCGTTGTTCGGGCCGCTGGGCATGGATTCGACGAGTTACCGCTTTGCCGACTTCGCGGAACGTCCGAACCGGGCAGTGGGGCACACCCGGGTAGACGGGGCGTACCAGCCCCTGATGGTGCGTGAACCCGATGCCCAGGCGCCGGCAGGCGGCGTGAGTTCCTCGGTGAACGACATGACCCGATGGTTGGCGATGGTGCTGGCCGAGGGTGCCCATGACGGCAGCCAACTGATCGATCGCGAGGCGCTGTTGCCCGTGCTCAGCCCGCAGATCCTGTCCAGCCCGCCCAGCGAACCGGCGATGCGGTCGGGTTTCTACGGGTTCGGCGTCAACCTGAGCACCTCGTCGGGGGCCCGCACCGAGGTGAGTCACTCGGGGGCATTCGAGTCCGGTGCCGGAACGAACTTCCTCATCCTGCCGTCGGCAGACGTCGGTATCGTCGCACTCACCAACGGCACCGCATCCGGGGTGCCCGAGGCGCTGACCGCCGAGTTCAGCGACCTCGTGCAGTTCGGCGAGGTCCGCGAGGACTGGTACAAGCTCTACAAGAATGCGCTGCTACCGATCAGTGCGCCGGTGGGCTCCCTGGTCGGCAAGCCGCGGCCGGCCGACCCGGCCGCCGCCCAGCCCCTGCCGACCTACGCCGGTGTCTATCAGAGCGAGTACTGGGGTCCGGCCACCGTGTCGGAACGGGATGGGAAACTGGCACTGGCACTGGGCCCGCGTGGCGACAGCTTCGAGTTGGAGCATTGGGACGGCAACGTCTTCACCTTCACCCCGATGAGTGAGAATGCGCCGCCCGGAACGATTTCGAAGGCCACGTTCGACGGGGACAAGCTCACCGTGGAGATCTGCGACGAGGACGGGAAGGGTGCGTTCTTGCGATGA
- a CDS encoding acetyl-coenzyme A carboxylase carboxyl transferase subunits beta/alpha produces the protein MSSALALRDAVLDEGSFRSWDSAPLQVAESDSYRAELAAAAVKSGLDESVLTGEGTVFGRRVAVLACEFDFLAGSIGVAAAERITAAVTRATAERLPLLASPASGGTRMQEGTVAFLQMVKIAAAVELHKREHLPYIVYLRHPTTGGVFASWGSLGHVTAAEPGALIGFLGPRVYEHLYGEKFPPGVQTAENLYRHGVIDGVVALDALRAVLGRTLGVICDPPGPPPPVPFTADTPDIPAWDSVLASRRPDRPGAEYVLRYGATDPVVLSATGGQERSDPGIKHGTSTGQTLVALARFGGQPAVVLGQRRLGMLGPEALRGARRGMALAAGLRLPLVSFIDTAGPALSADAEQGGLAGEIARCLAELVTLEVPTVSVLLGQGSGGPALAMVPADRVLAAQHGWLAPLPPEGASAIVFRDTEHAPELSAAQGIRSKDLLRNGIVDAIVPELPDAADEPMEFTTRLSATIAGELHRLRTMSGIERLGTRLHRFRKIGLPG, from the coding sequence GTGAGCAGTGCGCTGGCACTACGTGATGCCGTCCTGGATGAGGGTTCCTTCCGCAGTTGGGACAGCGCTCCCCTGCAGGTCGCCGAGTCCGATTCCTACCGCGCCGAGCTGGCCGCGGCCGCCGTGAAGTCGGGGCTCGACGAGTCGGTGCTGACCGGGGAGGGCACCGTCTTCGGGCGGCGGGTAGCCGTGCTGGCCTGCGAGTTCGACTTCCTGGCCGGATCCATCGGGGTGGCCGCCGCCGAGCGGATCACCGCGGCCGTCACCCGCGCGACCGCCGAACGGCTGCCCCTGCTGGCCTCACCGGCCTCCGGCGGCACCCGCATGCAGGAGGGCACCGTCGCGTTCCTGCAGATGGTGAAGATCGCCGCCGCTGTGGAACTGCACAAACGCGAGCACCTGCCCTACATCGTCTATCTGCGCCACCCCACCACCGGCGGGGTGTTCGCGTCCTGGGGTTCGCTCGGGCACGTCACCGCCGCCGAACCCGGCGCACTGATCGGCTTCCTCGGTCCCCGGGTCTACGAGCACCTCTACGGCGAGAAGTTCCCGCCCGGGGTCCAGACCGCGGAGAACCTGTACCGGCACGGCGTCATCGACGGGGTGGTGGCACTCGACGCGCTGCGCGCGGTGCTCGGCCGCACGCTGGGGGTGATCTGCGATCCGCCCGGCCCGCCCCCGCCGGTCCCCTTCACCGCGGACACACCCGACATCCCGGCCTGGGATTCGGTGCTGGCATCCCGGCGTCCGGACCGGCCCGGCGCGGAGTACGTGCTGCGGTACGGGGCGACCGACCCGGTGGTGTTGTCGGCGACCGGCGGGCAGGAGCGAAGCGACCCGGGGATCAAGCACGGCACCAGTACCGGGCAGACGCTGGTGGCGCTGGCCCGGTTCGGTGGTCAGCCCGCGGTGGTGCTCGGGCAGCGTCGGCTCGGCATGCTCGGCCCGGAGGCTCTGCGTGGGGCCCGGCGCGGGATGGCGCTGGCCGCCGGGCTGCGGCTGCCCTTGGTGTCCTTCATCGACACCGCGGGCCCGGCGCTGTCGGCCGATGCCGAGCAGGGCGGGCTGGCCGGTGAGATCGCCCGCTGTCTGGCGGAATTGGTGACACTCGAGGTCCCGACGGTCTCGGTGCTGCTCGGGCAGGGCAGCGGCGGCCCGGCGCTGGCGATGGTGCCCGCGGACCGGGTGCTGGCCGCCCAGCACGGCTGGCTGGCACCGCTGCCGCCGGAAGGGGCCAGCGCGATCGTCTTCCGCGACACCGAGCACGCCCCGGAACTATCTGCGGCCCAAGGGATCCGGTCGAAGGATCTGCTGCGCAACGGGATCGTGGACGCCATCGTGCCCGAGCTGCCGGACGCCGCCGACGAGCCGATGGAGTTCACCACCCGGCTGTCGGCGACCATCGCCGGTGAGTTGCACCGGCTGCGCACGATGTCGGGCATCGAGCGGCTCGGTACCCGGCTGCACCGGTTCCGCAAGATCGGGCTGCCGGGCTGA
- a CDS encoding MBL fold metallo-hydrolase: MFGQAARVLGGTAAVVAGGWVLRAVQGAPTALGAADIGTAAKRSPNYRDGVFVNREPASPAQLTRADQFALVRDVLTGGQAQHPPREIPVVTPALDVPPADVAVTWYGHSSALIEVDGYRVLADPVWSRRCSPSRVIGPQRLHPVPAELDELPAVDAVIISHDHYDHLDIDSIKALARSQRAKFYVPLGIGAHLRTWGLPPERIVELDWDEGADLGSLRLVCTPARHFSGRFLTRNVTLWSSWALIGPRHRVFFGGDTGYTTAFTGIGDAYGPFDLTLMPIGAYHPAWPDIHMDPEEAVRAHRDVTDTGLLVPIHWATFRLAPHPWSEPVERMLAAAAAEGVAVATPKPGQLVSSAAIDAWWRD; the protein is encoded by the coding sequence ATGTTCGGGCAGGCGGCACGGGTGCTCGGCGGGACCGCGGCGGTGGTCGCGGGCGGCTGGGTACTGCGTGCCGTGCAGGGCGCCCCGACCGCGCTGGGCGCCGCCGACATCGGTACGGCCGCCAAACGCTCGCCGAACTACCGCGACGGTGTGTTCGTCAACCGGGAACCGGCCTCGCCGGCCCAACTGACCCGGGCGGATCAGTTCGCGCTGGTGCGCGATGTGCTGACCGGCGGCCAGGCCCAGCACCCGCCGCGGGAGATCCCGGTCGTGACGCCCGCGCTGGACGTCCCGCCCGCCGATGTGGCCGTCACCTGGTACGGGCATTCGTCGGCGCTGATCGAGGTGGACGGCTACCGGGTGCTGGCCGACCCGGTGTGGAGCCGGCGCTGCTCACCGTCGCGGGTCATCGGCCCGCAACGCCTGCATCCCGTGCCGGCCGAACTCGACGAGCTGCCCGCCGTCGACGCGGTGATCATCAGCCACGACCACTACGACCACCTCGATATCGACAGCATCAAGGCGCTGGCCCGCAGCCAGCGTGCGAAGTTCTACGTCCCGCTGGGAATCGGGGCGCATCTGCGCACCTGGGGTCTGCCCCCGGAACGGATCGTGGAACTGGACTGGGACGAGGGCGCCGACCTGGGGTCCCTGCGCCTGGTGTGCACCCCGGCCCGGCACTTCTCCGGCCGCTTCCTGACCCGCAACGTGACGTTGTGGTCGTCGTGGGCGCTGATCGGGCCGCGGCACCGGGTGTTCTTCGGCGGGGACACCGGCTATACGACCGCCTTCACCGGGATCGGCGACGCCTACGGACCGTTCGATCTGACCCTGATGCCGATCGGGGCGTATCACCCCGCCTGGCCGGACATCCACATGGATCCGGAGGAGGCGGTGCGGGCGCACCGCGATGTCACCGACACCGGGCTGCTGGTGCCGATCCACTGGGCGACCTTCCGGCTGGCCCCGCACCCGTGGTCGGAGCCGGTGGAGCGGATGCTGGCCGCGGCCGCCGCCGAGGGGGTCGCGGTGGCCACCCCGAAACCGGGTCAGCTGGTCAGCTCCGCAGCGATCGATGCGTGGTGGCGGGACTGA
- a CDS encoding enoyl-CoA hydratase: MIGVTREGNVLTLEMQRPERRNALNAPLVDGLREEIEKASQDSATTGVRAIVLTGQGPVFSAGADLSDAEGVARDLPEKAKELNLAIDASPVPVIAALNGPAIGAGVILAMICDLRVAAPGTFFQFPIAKYGLALDNWSIRRLVSLVGHGRARAMLIAAERLDLETATQTGMVNRVGDLADTQAWAAEIAGYAPLSVAHSKRVLNDDGAYEEPWPAHKEGFDKAWASPDVIEAQVARIEKRTPKFLGA, encoded by the coding sequence ATGATTGGAGTGACCCGCGAAGGCAATGTCCTCACCCTGGAGATGCAGCGCCCCGAGCGCCGCAACGCACTCAACGCCCCGCTCGTCGACGGACTGCGGGAAGAGATCGAGAAGGCCAGCCAGGATTCCGCGACCACCGGTGTCCGGGCCATCGTGCTGACCGGGCAGGGCCCGGTGTTCAGCGCGGGCGCGGACCTCTCCGACGCCGAGGGCGTGGCCAGGGATCTCCCGGAGAAGGCCAAGGAACTGAACCTGGCCATCGACGCCAGCCCGGTGCCGGTGATCGCCGCCCTCAACGGACCCGCGATCGGGGCCGGGGTGATCCTGGCGATGATCTGTGATCTGCGGGTGGCCGCTCCGGGCACCTTCTTCCAGTTCCCGATCGCCAAGTACGGGCTGGCGCTCGACAACTGGTCGATCCGCCGGCTGGTGTCGCTGGTCGGGCACGGCCGGGCCCGCGCCATGCTGATCGCCGCCGAGCGCCTCGACCTGGAGACCGCGACGCAGACCGGGATGGTCAACCGGGTCGGCGATCTCGCCGACACCCAGGCCTGGGCAGCCGAGATCGCCGGGTACGCACCGCTTTCGGTGGCGCACTCCAAACGTGTCCTCAACGACGACGGCGCGTACGAGGAGCCCTGGCCGGCCCACAAGGAGGGCTTCGACAAGGCCTGGGCCAGCCCGGACGTGATCGAGGCCCAGGTCGCCCGGATCGAGAAGCGCACACCCAAGTTCCTCGGGGCCTGA